From the genome of Aquiluna borgnonia:
TCCAGCCCCCTGGTAGCCAACGGCCTTCAGGATTGCCTTCGAGGATTCGTAGAGCCGATTTACCTGGTCGGCCGAAAGAAATGGCGCTGGCGCTTCCTCGACCAGCTTTTGGTGCCTTCGCTGAAGCGAGCAGTCTCGCGTGGAGACCACGACGACATTGCCGTGCTGGTCTGCGAGGCACTGAGTTTCAACGTGCCTGGGTTTGTCCAGGTACTTCTCAATGAAGCACTCACCCCGGCCAAAGGCGGCAATTGCCTCACGGGTTGCCGATTCAAACAGCTCAGCAATTTCAGATGCCTCGCGCACAATTTTGATTCCTCGGCCCCCACCGCCGTAGGCGGCCTTGATAGCAACCGGCAATCCGTATTCGGCCACGAAGTCTTCGACTTCCTTCACACTCTCGACCGGGTTTATGGTTCCCGGAGCCAGCGGTGCACCGACGGATTCGGCTACCTTGCGAGCGGAAACTTTGTCACCCAGCTGCTCGATGGATGCGGGGCTCGGTCCGATCCAAATCAGACCCGCATCAAGTACTGCCTGGGCGAAGCTCGCGTTCTCAGAGAGAAATCCGTAGCCGGGGTGAACTGCATTAGAACCGGAGCGCTTCGCTACGGCAATAAGTTTTTCGATGACCAGGTAGCTCTCTGCAGCGGTCGCGCCGCCAAGCGCATAAGCCTCATCCGCCAACTTCACGTGCAGCGCATTGCGGTCGCCCTCGGCATAGACGGCAATGGTCAAGATGCCCGCATCCCTAGCGGCTCTTATGATTCTCACTGCGATTTCGCCGCGGTTGGCAATTAGAAGTTTCTTGATGCGGCGATCGGTCATAATCCAAAAGCTTATTGCCCAGCCAGTTCAGCCTTTTGGAAGAAAACGACAAAAAAATTGCTGTTTCGTTTCGGTTATCTCCACAACGAAAGGTAATCGTGGCCCAGTTCAGTCACTAGTTCTCGAAGCGCCACCAATGAGAGGCCAACCACGGTGTGGTAATCACCTTCGATGCGCTCGATGAAGGCCCCACCCAAACCATCAATCGTGAAAGCCCCTGCGACCTTTAGTGGCTCACCGGTGGCGACGTAGCGATCAATTTGCTGGTCAGTCAGGTTGGCAAAAAATACCTTCGTGGCGGTAACTCTGCCAACGCCCTGGCCAGTCTGGCTATCGTGGAGCCAGTGACCCGAGTAAAGCTCTCCCCACTGCCCGCGCATCTGTCTCCAACGCGCTGCCGCAACCTCGGGTTCATGCGGCTTACCCAGGATTTCGCCGCCAAAAAACAGCGCCGAGTCACAACCCAACACCAACGAATCTGAGGCAACCGCCTCAGCCTTAGCCCTTGCCAAAAGCAGGGTTAGCTCCTGTGGAGTCTGAGGGTTTAGTTTTGCGACCAGTTCCTCTTCGTCTACTCCTGGAGAGGCAACATCGAAGGCCAAGCCTGCGTTGGTTAGCAACACATTTCGGGCTGGTGAGGTGGAGGCAAGAAGCAGTTTGGTCACAATTCATAGGTTAGCTGTGAAACACTTTGCAGGTGAAACTGCGCGTAAGAGTTGAAAAAGTTGCCCACGGTGGCGTATTTGTTGCCCGTCACGAGGGTCGAGTCATATTTGTCTCCGGCGCAATCGACGGTGAATTAGTTGATGTCGAGGTTTCGGAAGATTCCGGAAAGTTCCTCAGGGCCGACGTGGTCGAAGTTCTAGAAGAATCTGAGCACCGCCAAAAACACTTCTGGCCAGCTGCAATTGCCGGAGCCGGCGGAGCAGAGTTTGGTCACATCAAACTTTCTCACCAGCGCACTCTCAAGTCTCAGGTGCTGAGTGAGGCGCTGCAGCGCATGGCTGGCATCGAAGCTGAGGTTGAGGTGCAGAGCTGCCCCTCTGATTTAGACGGCGATGGGCTGCACTACAGAACCCGCGTGCAGCTAAATGTGGATCAGTCTGGAACGGCAGGTCCGTTCAAGCCCAGAACTAACCAGGCAGTCTTTACCAAAACCCTGCCGCTCGCGGTTCAGGAAATTGAAGAGCTCGGTTTGCAGCTCAAGAACTTCAACGGGGTCAAGCGAATTTCTATCGCCTCCAGTTCGACCGGTGACCTGCAGTGGATGGTCGACGACAAGGTAAACGGATCCGAGCGCTTGGTTGAGCGGGTCGGTGGCAGAACTTTCAGGCTCAGCTCTGGAGCTTTCTGGCAGGTACATAAGGATGCCGCCGGATTACTGACAGCCGCAGTTGCAAAGGCCTGCGGTGAGCTTGGGTTTGACCCAACTCGTCCGAACCTGGACCTTTACGCCGGTGCCGGACTGTTCAGCGCAACACTCAGCAACAGCTACCCGGGAGCTCAGTTCACGGCGGTTGAAAACAGCAAGCAGGCGGTGAGCGACGGCAGCAAGTCGGCAAGAGACCTCACCAACTTGAAGTTTGTGAAGTCAGATGTGCTGCAGTACCTGAGGCATCTCGATACCAAACCCGGCCACTTTGACACCGTTGTTCTTGATCCACCGCGCTCGGGAGCGGCCAACAAGGTGATTGAGCAGGTCGTCAAGCTCGGCGCTCGCAATCTGATCTATGTGGCATGCGATCCGGTTGCCCTTGCCAGAGATTTGAAGAACCTGGTGGAGGCCGGTTACCAACTAAGGGGACTGGAATCCTTCGATATCTTCCCTCACACCCACCACTTTGAGGCTGTGGCGGCGCTGAGTCTTGGCTAACCTAAAACCATGGATAAAGTCCGAGTAGCAATAGTTGACGACCACGAGGCAGTTCGCCTTGGTTTCGCGGGAACCTGTGAGCAGTTTGACTTTGATCTGGTTGGCTCGGCGCCAACGGTAGAAGAGCTACTGATTCAGATCGAGGGCAAAGACTGCGAGGTTGTGGTCACCGATCTCTCCTTGGCCGATGGTTCTCTGGTCCAAGAAAATGTTGAGCGCCTGATTGCAGCAAACACCGCCGTGTTGATCTTCTCAATTGCTGACAAACCCTCTCTAATGCGTTCGGCAGTCAAAGCTGGGGCGACTGCGATTGTGCCAAAGTCTCAACCGATGGCTGATCTAGCAGAGGCAATCCGCCTGGCATCCCAAGGCATCATCATCAACAACTCTGAAACAAGCGCTTTGATTGACGCCGATAAGTTCTTCAAAGACGCCAATCTCTCCACCCGGGAGCGAGAGGTGCTGTCGCTCTACGCCTCCGGAATGAGCCTTAAACAGGTGGCATACCAGCTTCAGATTAAGCAGTCCAGCGCCAAAGAGCACATTGACAGGGTTCGCGTAAAGTACGCCAAGTTGGGTCGTGAAGCGGCAACCAAAGTTGATTTGTTCAAGCGCGCAATCGAAGATGGAATTCTCTCCGGAGAGCTGCTGTAGGTGAGCGACCTCGATCTCTCGGGGGCCGCTTCCGGGCGCCTGGAGCGCTCATTCTCTAAAATTTATGCTGGTGTGCTACTCGCCACCAGCTCTGAACTAATAGCCAACGCGATTTTTCAGTCGCAATATCTCAACAGCTGGTCCTGGTTTTTGGTCGGCCTAGTTTTAGTCCCAATAGTCGCGATGAACATCTGGGCCTGGACCAAGGACGAGTTGGTCTGGTGGCCTTATCTGCACGGTGCCAGTGTGTTGATCGCCATGCTGATGTGGCCCTGGGTTGTGGTTGACGGCGATGCTCTTCCCGCGGAGTACCAACCTTGGATCTGGTGGGGTGTGGGCATGGCCGTGATCTCCGTGGGAGTAACGGCCCCGCGCTGGCTTGGCGTTGGATTCTTGGTTCTAGTGCCGGTGGCGTGGTTCCTGCTAGACACCAGCTATTTTGGAGGCACCTCGGATCCGCTGGTGTCGATTCAAGACTCGGTTTACGTTTTCCTTTTAGGCGGCAGTGTTTCGGGCCTGATCCTGATGTCGCGCCAAGCTGCCAAGCGAGCCGATCAGGCCAACTCGCTAGCGCTCGCCTCGGCGATCGAACAAGCTCAGATTGATGCCGTGGAGCGCGAACGCCAAAGAATTGACGCGTTGGTGCACGACCGAGTTCTAAACACCCTGGTTCTCTCGGCCAATGCGCAAACCAAGGCTGAGTTTTTGGGCGTGACCCACATGGCCTCGGAAGCCATCGCATCCCTCGAGCAAGCGGCCCAAGAGCCACCGGAGAGATCGCAGGTAACCCTGCTGGGTTTGTATCGTGCGCTTCGTAAGGCCGCGGTTCGGCTGATTCCCAATATCGAAGTTATTACGGAAACCGGTGGTCTGATTGAACTCCCGAGCGATGTCGCCCAAGCCATTACTGAGGCCACAATTCAGGCCCTTGATAACGCTGCTCGCCATTCAAAAGCGAACAGGGTCACGCTTCGGCTCTCCTCGACCCCTGAGCACGATTTGGAAATTGAGATTGCCGATGACGGTATTGGGTTCAGAGTTGATCGAATTGCCCGAGATCGAATTGGAATCCGCACTTCTATTACCGCGAGACTTCAACTTGTTCGAGCCCAAGCGTCCATAATCTCTCAACCCGGAGCGGGAACCAGAATTCTGATCAGGTGGTCCCGATGATAAGGCTGCCTAGATTCGCACTAACGGCCTTTGCCCTGGCTTTTGGGCTTTATCACGCTGTCTTGGGCTGGCTGAACTACTTCAACTATGACCGTCCCCTATACGCCGTGCTGGCGATTGCCATCTACCTGGCGGCCCTGTCGTGGACTTTGCTGGATCGCCCCGGACTTCGGCTGAAAAGTGGCCTCGCCTACCTGAATTTCTCCGTTGCTCTGATTGTGCCGCTGCTTATGGCCAGCGCGATCGAGGCTCAGTACTTCTCAGGTTATGCAACCTGGCACGTGGCTGGAATTGCAACTCTGATGGCGATAACCGCGGTGCGACAGCACCGAATACTGGCCTGGATTTCTGTGAGCATCGCAGTTATCGAGGTGCTGGTTTGGGGTGGACTGGACATTCTTTTCAACTCTGGAGTAATTGGTGCCGTGATGCTGGTGGCGGCCGCCAGCGCAGCGGCAGAGGTTTTGTCCTCCAGTGAGCGCGCAGGCAACGAATTCAGGGTTCAAGAACTTGAGAACCGGGCCGCAACCGCCGCCATGACGGCCGCTCGGCGGGAGCGCCAGGGCAGAGTCGCGATGGCCCTGCAGGCAGCCCTGCCTCAGCTGCAGCTAATCGTCGCTAGGCGCGGAAAACTAACACTTTCCCAGCGAACCGAATCAGTCCTGATTGAGGGAAACCTCAGGGACCAAATTCGCGGCCGGATGCTGGTTAGCCCAACGCTCTCCCAAGAGATTCGAGCGGCCAGGGCAAGAGGAATTGAGGTCCAGCTCCTCGATGACGGTGGCCTCAACGGTCTATCCGAGGGAAAGCGAATAGATTTGCTCAACCAGGTAGCCCTACACCTGAAAACCGTCAAGGGGGGCAAGGTCGTCATTCGGGCCGTAGAGGGAGAAAAGTGGCGCATTACAGTTGCGGCTTTGAGAAAAGAATCCGAGAGCCCCGACCTGTTCGTTCGGCTGTAGGCCAGAAATGACGATGGGCGGAAGTTATTCCGCCCAGTCATCCCCAGTAAGTTCCCTACCCCTTGTGTAGTTTTGGAACCTAGTCCAAGTAAAGCAACGTTGTCTGCGGAACTGAAGCCCCTTAACACCAACGTTATATAGCTTTTTGGGGGACAGCTTGTCCTCAGCGAAGCGGGCTTGACCAGTTTCCTGAAAGCCCAGCTCTGAGCATGTCCTGGTTCTTGTGCCAGGAGGACCTTGGCTTACCCAGGGCGATGCGGCCAAGTTTTCTGGACTCTCGAATTGAAGCTGCCACCACAGCAAGCGCGGCCGCTTGCTCCAGTTCATCAGCTGGGCTGACCGCGAGAAGTTCCAAAATTTCGTCGTAGGAGTACTGCTTCATCAGAGTGGGATGTTTCCGTGTTTCTTGGGAGGCAGATTGGCACGCTTGGTTTTCAGAGCACGCAGTGATCTGATCACAGCGGTTCTGGTTGCTGCCGGCTCGATGATTCCGTCTAGCTCACCGCGCTCTGCTGCAAGGAAGGGGCTGGCCACGTTGTAGGTGTACTCCTTGGCAAGCTGATCCCTGACTTTTGCTATGTCTAGGCCCTGAGCCTCGGCCTCGCGAATCTTGTCGCGGAACAGAATATTTACTGCTCCCTGACCACCCATCACGGCAATCTCAGCGGTTGGCCAGGCTAGGTTGATGTCAGCTCCGAGCTGTTTTGAACCCATAACGATGTACGCGCCGCCGTAGGCCTTGCGGGTGATCACGGTTACGAGCGGCACCGTTGCCTCGGCGTAGGCGTAAAGCAATTTGGCGCCGCGACGAATTACACCGGCCCACTCCTGGTCAGTTCCCGGAAGGTATCCGGGCACGTCAACCAGAGTCAAGATTGGGATGGAGAATGCATCGCAGAACCTGACAAAGCGAGCGGCTTTTTCACCCGCGTCAATGTTCAGGGTTCCCGCCATCTGCTGCGGCTGGTTAGCCACGATTCCAACACTCGAACCGTCAATTCGAGCGAAACCAATGATGATGTTTGGAGCAAAAAGCGGCTGAACCTCGAGGAATTCACCCTCGTCAACCAGGGCCTCGATAATGCCGTGCATGTCGTAGGGCTGGTTTGGGGAGTCGGGAATCACGGTGTTGAGCTTGAGATCCGCCTCGGTGATTTCCAGTTCGGACTCAGACTGGTAGGTAACGCTCTCTGAGAGGTTGTTTTCTGGCAGGTAGCCGACCAGCGACTTGACGTAGTCAATGGCATCAGCCTCATCATCTGCGAGGTAATGTGCAACTCCGGAGGTTTCGTTGTGGGTTCTGGCCCCACCGAGGTCTTCCATGCCGACATCTTCTCCGGTTACGGTTTTGATGACATCAGGCCCAGTGACAAACATGTTTGACGTCTTATCCACCATGATCACGAAATCGGTGAGTGCTGGGGAGTAGACCGCGCCTCCGGCGGCTGGACCCATGATTATGGAGATTTGCGGGATTACTCCCGAAGCCATGGTGTTCAGCCTAAAAATCTCACCGTATTTTCCAAGGGCGATGACACCCTCCTGGATTCTGGCTCCACCCGAATCCAGCATTCCAATCAGTGGGACACCGGTCTTGATGGCAAGTTCCATAATCTTGATTATTTTGTTGCCAGCGGTCTCACCGAGTGAGCCACCGAAAATGGTGAAGTCTTGGGAGTAAACGGCGACCTGTCTACCGTGGATGGTTCCAATACCCGTCACAACCGAGTCGCCATAGGGGCGCTTGGCGTCCATGCCAAAAGAGCTGGAACGGTGACGAACGTACTCGTCAACCTCTACAAACGAACCTGGATCCAGCAGCATCTCGATTCGCTCACGTGCGGTGTTCTTGCCCTTGGCGTGCTGCTTCTCTTTTGCGGTTGCACTCGATTGGGTAACAGCCTCGTGATAGCGATTGCGGAGGTCTGCCAATTTGCCGGCGGTTGTGGACAGGTCAAGCGGTTCGGACAATGCGGGCTCCTTAGGTGCTTCCTAACTTTATTGCCCAAGAGTCTGGATTTCTTGAATAGAAACTACAAGTAAAACCAGAATTCATCGTTGAAAGCTACAAACTCTGGCCGTGCGATACGGTTTTGGCATGGAGCTTAGGCAGTCGTTAGCAATCCTCCCCGATTTGGTTTTTCTGGACTCGGTGGATTCCACCAATCTCGAACTCGGGCGGAGAAATTCGATCTCGGCGCTGCCGAGTCTCAGCGTCCTAACCTCGGCACTGCAGAGCGCGGGTCAGGGCAGGCTCGGTCGCACCTGGGTCTCAGAGCCAGAAACCTCACTGTCAGTTTCACTCTTGCTGCGCTCCGAACACCGTGAGCACCTAGCCTGGGCCACCCTAATGGCCGCCGCCGCGGTGCGGCAGATTGTTGCAGCCCAAACGCAACGGTCGGCAAAGGTAAAGTGGCCAAACGATGTGCTGGTTGATGGAAGAAAAATCTCAGGGATTCTGGCCCAGTTGCAGTCCGATGGCTCCTTGATTTTGGGCGTGGGTATAAATTTGGCAACCCAGGTAGGTGCCCCTGACACCGCTACGTCTTTGGGGGAGCTGGGTGGACCGAAGGATTTTGACTCGGTTCTCAGTCATTTTCTGAGCGCATTTTTGCCGCGCTGGGGCCTGTTTGAGGCCAATCCACTTGCCACGGTTGCAAAAACCAGGGAGGAGATTAAGCAGCACTCCGCAACTTTGGGTCTCCAGGTTCGAGCCGAGCTCCCCTCGGGGGAGCAGGTAATTGGTCTTGCTAAAGACATCGATGATCGCGGTCAACTTGTGCTCTCAACCCCGGAGGAAATTGCCCTGTCTGCCGCCGATGTTTGGCATCTGAGAAACTAGTGCAGAGAGAAAGCGGGTTGCGGTGCCGATAGTTGGTGTAATTGGGGGCGGGCAACTGGCCCGCATGATGCAACCGGCTGCAATAAATCTGGGCCTTGAACTTAGAGTCTTTGCCGAATCAGAAAACTCTTCGGCGGCGCTGAGCGCCACCAGCATCGGTGACTACAACGACTATGAACAGCTGCGAGCCTTTGCGGTTGACTGCGATGCCATCACCTTTGACCACGAGCACGTTCCAACCCACCTGTTGAGTGAGCTCGAGCAAGACGGCATAGCCGTCAGACCAGGACCCAAAGCCCTGATTCACGCCCAGAACAAGCTGGTGATGCGCAGAAAACTTGCCGAACTCGGGTTACCGCAACCGGCTTGGGCGGCTGCTAAAAGTGCTGAAGACGTTGAGGCATTTATCGCTCAGCACGGACCAAAAATCATCGTAAAGACTCC
Proteins encoded in this window:
- a CDS encoding Maf family protein; this translates as MTKLLLASTSPARNVLLTNAGLAFDVASPGVDEEELVAKLNPQTPQELTLLLARAKAEAVASDSLVLGCDSALFFGGEILGKPHEPEVAAARWRQMRGQWGELYSGHWLHDSQTGQGVGRVTATKVFFANLTDQQIDRYVATGEPLKVAGAFTIDGLGGAFIERIEGDYHTVVGLSLVALRELVTELGHDYLSLWR
- a CDS encoding response regulator transcription factor; this translates as MDKVRVAIVDDHEAVRLGFAGTCEQFDFDLVGSAPTVEELLIQIEGKDCEVVVTDLSLADGSLVQENVERLIAANTAVLIFSIADKPSLMRSAVKAGATAIVPKSQPMADLAEAIRLASQGIIINNSETSALIDADKFFKDANLSTREREVLSLYASGMSLKQVAYQLQIKQSSAKEHIDRVRVKYAKLGREAATKVDLFKRAIEDGILSGELL
- a CDS encoding acyl-CoA carboxylase subunit beta, giving the protein MSEPLDLSTTAGKLADLRNRYHEAVTQSSATAKEKQHAKGKNTARERIEMLLDPGSFVEVDEYVRHRSSSFGMDAKRPYGDSVVTGIGTIHGRQVAVYSQDFTIFGGSLGETAGNKIIKIMELAIKTGVPLIGMLDSGGARIQEGVIALGKYGEIFRLNTMASGVIPQISIIMGPAAGGAVYSPALTDFVIMVDKTSNMFVTGPDVIKTVTGEDVGMEDLGGARTHNETSGVAHYLADDEADAIDYVKSLVGYLPENNLSESVTYQSESELEITEADLKLNTVIPDSPNQPYDMHGIIEALVDEGEFLEVQPLFAPNIIIGFARIDGSSVGIVANQPQQMAGTLNIDAGEKAARFVRFCDAFSIPILTLVDVPGYLPGTDQEWAGVIRRGAKLLYAYAEATVPLVTVITRKAYGGAYIVMGSKQLGADINLAWPTAEIAVMGGQGAVNILFRDKIREAEAQGLDIAKVRDQLAKEYTYNVASPFLAAERGELDGIIEPAATRTAVIRSLRALKTKRANLPPKKHGNIPL
- a CDS encoding sensor histidine kinase, which translates into the protein MSDLDLSGAASGRLERSFSKIYAGVLLATSSELIANAIFQSQYLNSWSWFLVGLVLVPIVAMNIWAWTKDELVWWPYLHGASVLIAMLMWPWVVVDGDALPAEYQPWIWWGVGMAVISVGVTAPRWLGVGFLVLVPVAWFLLDTSYFGGTSDPLVSIQDSVYVFLLGGSVSGLILMSRQAAKRADQANSLALASAIEQAQIDAVERERQRIDALVHDRVLNTLVLSANAQTKAEFLGVTHMASEAIASLEQAAQEPPERSQVTLLGLYRALRKAAVRLIPNIEVITETGGLIELPSDVAQAITEATIQALDNAARHSKANRVTLRLSSTPEHDLEIEIADDGIGFRVDRIARDRIGIRTSITARLQLVRAQASIISQPGAGTRILIRWSR
- a CDS encoding class I SAM-dependent RNA methyltransferase, producing the protein MKLRVRVEKVAHGGVFVARHEGRVIFVSGAIDGELVDVEVSEDSGKFLRADVVEVLEESEHRQKHFWPAAIAGAGGAEFGHIKLSHQRTLKSQVLSEALQRMAGIEAEVEVQSCPSDLDGDGLHYRTRVQLNVDQSGTAGPFKPRTNQAVFTKTLPLAVQEIEELGLQLKNFNGVKRISIASSSTGDLQWMVDDKVNGSERLVERVGGRTFRLSSGAFWQVHKDAAGLLTAAVAKACGELGFDPTRPNLDLYAGAGLFSATLSNSYPGAQFTAVENSKQAVSDGSKSARDLTNLKFVKSDVLQYLRHLDTKPGHFDTVVLDPPRSGAANKVIEQVVKLGARNLIYVACDPVALARDLKNLVEAGYQLRGLESFDIFPHTHHFEAVAALSLG
- a CDS encoding biotin--[acetyl-CoA-carboxylase] ligase — its product is MRYGFGMELRQSLAILPDLVFLDSVDSTNLELGRRNSISALPSLSVLTSALQSAGQGRLGRTWVSEPETSLSVSLLLRSEHREHLAWATLMAAAAVRQIVAAQTQRSAKVKWPNDVLVDGRKISGILAQLQSDGSLILGVGINLATQVGAPDTATSLGELGGPKDFDSVLSHFLSAFLPRWGLFEANPLATVAKTREEIKQHSATLGLQVRAELPSGEQVIGLAKDIDDRGQLVLSTPEEIALSAADVWHLRN